The following DNA comes from Candidatus Rokuibacteriota bacterium.
TTCTGGAGCTCCGCGTCCGGCATCGCCCACTCCGAACCAGGACGCATCGCTCCCCCGATGTACTTGAGCCCGTTGATGGGATACAGGACCTTGCCCGCCGTGTATCGATCGATCCCCAGGGTGAGGGCCCGGCGGACGCGCACGTCGTTGAAAGGCTTCACGGTGTTGTTGGGCCAGATCCCGAAGGCGGCGGTCACGGGCGTTTCCTGGACGACGACTTTGTCGCCGAGCTGCTTCTGGATCGCCTCCACCTCGGACCCGGGCAGGTTGCGGAACTCGATCCAGGCGCGCCCGGAGCGAATGGCCGCCGCCCGCACGGAGGTCTCCGTGCTGACGAAGAATTTGTACCCGTCGAGGTACGGCCGGTCCTTCACGAAATAGTCGGGGTTCCGCACCCCCTCGAACGTCGACCCCCGCGTGTAGCTCTTGAACTTGAACGGCCCCGAGCCCACCGCGTTGGTCTTGAAGTAGTTTGGGTCCTGGTCCAGGTACTTCTTCGGAAAGATCACGTTCCACGGCGACGCCAGGTTCACCAGGAGGGCGGCCGACGCGAACTTGAGCCTGAACACCACGGTGCTCGGATCGGGCGCCTCGACCCGCTCGACGGCCGAGTAGCCGG
Coding sequences within:
- a CDS encoding ABC transporter substrate-binding protein gives rise to the protein GYSAVERVEAPDPSTVVFRLKFASAALLVNLASPWNVIFPKKYLDQDPNYFKTNAVGSGPFKFKSYTRGSTFEGVRNPDYFVKDRPYLDGYKFFVSTETSVRAAAIRSGRAWIEFRNLPGSEVEAIQKQLGDKVVVQETPVTAAFGIWPNNTVKPFNDVRVRRALTLGIDRYTAGKVLYPINGLKYIGGAMRPGSEWAMPDAELQKLPGFGRDAEKNRAEAKRLLAEAGYPNGFKVVLKGRNIRLPYQDLAVFVIQEWRKIGVEAEHRPLETASWFADGQNTGNFELMVSAPTRFMDDPDVWLNRYVTGDTENWGRVSDPRLDDLFARQTRALDPVERKKLVNEIDRIVLENAYYIPGLWWTRNVVHWAKVRNWVAPPNQYSNQKLQDVWLAED